Genomic window (Aquimarina sp. BL5):
AGGTAATTTTTCAAAATCAAATAATTTACCGCAATTAAATGAAAGTGGCTCTGTTGTTATTCCTTTAGATTTTGACGCCGATGGAGATTTAGATCTTTTTGTTGGTGGTCGCTTAATCCCGAAAACATATCCGTACGCACCAAAAAGTTTTTTATTAGAAAATGACAAAGGGACTTTTAAAGATGTTACCAACACACTAGCCCCTGAATTATCAAATATAGGCATGGTGACTTCTGCAGTTTGGAGTGATATTGATGGTAATAAAACTAATGAGCTTATTCTTGTTGGCGAGTGGATGCCAATTACCATTTTTGAATTAGAAAATAAAACTTTTAAAAATGTAACTGAAACATATGGGTTAGAGCATACAAATGGTTGGTGGAACAAAATAATAGCATCCGATATTGATAATGATGGTGACAACGATTTTGTTGTAGGTAATTTAGGTTTAAATTATAAATTTAAAGCAAGCAAAGAAAAACCATTTTCCGTTTATGCTAATGACTTTGATAACAACGGTACCAATGATATTTTTTTAGCAAAATACTATCAAAACAGACAAGTTCCGATTAGAGGGAAAGAATGTTCCTCACAACAATTACCTGGTTTAAAAAAGAAATTTACAACCTATAAAGAATTTGCTAAAGCTGACATTTTTCAAATTATTGATACTAAGAACAATAAAGCCTTAAAATATGAAGCAAAAGAATTTGCTAGTATTATTTTAAGAAACGTTAATGGTAAACTTAATCTTGAAATTCTTCCTATAGAAGCTCAATTTTCAACTATTAATGGAATTGTAGTTGACGATTTTAACAAAGATGGATTCAAAGATATTTTGATAGCAGGAAATAAATTTGAAGTAGAAGTTGAAACCACAAGAGCTGATGCTTCAATTGGATTATTAATGTTAGGTACAAAAACAGGAACTTATAAAACCATAAATTCACTTGAGAGCGGTTATTTTATGCCTCATAACGCAAAAGATCTTCGATATATTGAGATGGCAAATAGCGCAAAAGGTATCATTACAGCTATTAACAACAGTACATTACGGGTTCATAAGTATCATTAACTTTTGTATTATAAAAATTCCTCATAAAAACCATTTGTTCTATGATAAAAGACATGAGTACTTCTTAATAAATGGTAAATTTATAATTTTACTAGGATGAATTTTAAATTTACTATGTAATGAAAAAAATTACCTTTTTAATGTTTCTTGTGAGCACTTTTACATTTGCTCAAGTAGCAAATGTAATTATAACGAGTACTGATCCAGCAAATTCAGCGGCATCTGTGGCAAACATAACTGCTGGTGGCGATTTTGATGTTACTTTTGACTACTCAACAGATCAAGATATTGTTTTAACTACAGAAGTAGAATTTGTAACTTTTAGTGGTGGTACCTCTTCTTTTGCCCTTGTAGGTTCAGGTCAAGAATTTACGCTAGCTGCTGGTACTTCTGGTACTCTAACAGCTACTTTAACTTTTCCTACTGCAAATCCTATAATTGGTTCTGATATAGGTAATGAAACTACTTTTACTTTTCCCGGTGGAGATGATAATACAGAAGCAACTCGTAACACACCCTTAAGTCTAACAACTTCGGGTGCTGGTGCAAACGCAGGTATGCGTGTTAAATTTAGTACGGATGACCCTGCAGATATTGTTACTGGTTCTGCTGGAAATTTTCCTTTTAATGATAGTGTAACCAACATTGAGTTTCGTGATTTAGATTTTAACGATATAGACGGTGTAGCCACTCCTCCTCCAACCGGAGGTATAACGTTTGCACTAACCGCTCCTTCAGCAGTTGTACCCGTTGGTTCTCTAGAATATGGTGAGCCTTTCGACATCAGTGGTTTTACGTACACTTCTACTGAAGATATTCCAGATCTAACGGTTGCTTTAGAATTAATTGGTTTTGGAACTCAAACCAGATCTTTCGAGATTCCAGGAACTGCAGTTTTAGTTTCTGATACACCTTTAGCCGCAGGAACAGATCAACCACTGCCGACCATGACAATAACTTTCCCTTCAAGTGATACATTTACCGATGGAGATGGCAATGTTTGGACTATAGGACCAGGAGGTACTAGTGATGTTACCGTAACACCTCCAGGAGGTACAGCTGAAACCCAAGTAAATACGCGTATTCAATTTACAACATCTAATGCAGACAATATCATAAATGGATCCCCTAGCAGTGGAGGTGGTGATTTTGGAGGATCAGGAACTAATATAGAATTTAGAGATATACTTATTGATAACATTACCGGCACTACATTGAGCATAAATGATTTTGATTTTAGCACAGTAAGCGTTTATCCTAATCCTACATCTAATTTAATAACAATTTCTGGCTTAAATAATATCGAACAAATAACTATACATAATATGCTAGGTCAGCTAGTGAAAAATGTTAAGAATACTAACACAGTAGATATATCAGACCTAGAAAATGGAATTTATTTCTTAGAAACCAACAACCAATTAAAACGCAAAATTCTTAAAAACTAAACCCCCAATACCTATCCATTATAATTACAAAAGCTCGAAACCTGTTTTCGAGCTTTTATTATTATAATTCCTTACCATCAATTCTAAATTTAGAAAATCTGCTCACATTTTAAACCAAATTTGTTCTTATAAAAATCATTTATTCTACAGTAAACAATAAATTATAACGAATTTTAATTGCACTAATCATTCTTTAAATTTGATGCATAAACCGCTAAGTTTTATTCTGCTATTTTGGTTGTTCTTTTCTTGTAATAAAGATAATAAATCAAATATTGAACTTACAAA
Coding sequences:
- a CDS encoding T9SS type A sorting domain-containing protein, producing the protein MKKITFLMFLVSTFTFAQVANVIITSTDPANSAASVANITAGGDFDVTFDYSTDQDIVLTTEVEFVTFSGGTSSFALVGSGQEFTLAAGTSGTLTATLTFPTANPIIGSDIGNETTFTFPGGDDNTEATRNTPLSLTTSGAGANAGMRVKFSTDDPADIVTGSAGNFPFNDSVTNIEFRDLDFNDIDGVATPPPTGGITFALTAPSAVVPVGSLEYGEPFDISGFTYTSTEDIPDLTVALELIGFGTQTRSFEIPGTAVLVSDTPLAAGTDQPLPTMTITFPSSDTFTDGDGNVWTIGPGGTSDVTVTPPGGTAETQVNTRIQFTTSNADNIINGSPSSGGGDFGGSGTNIEFRDILIDNITGTTLSINDFDFSTVSVYPNPTSNLITISGLNNIEQITIHNMLGQLVKNVKNTNTVDISDLENGIYFLETNNQLKRKILKN